A stretch of Halogeometricum sp. S3BR5-2 DNA encodes these proteins:
- a CDS encoding tyrosine-type recombinase/integrase: MSTNTNSETQPNEQADVWLTPDQVDAMRDVAIDTGAKYLRQRNEAIITLLADTGLRNEELTQLTVEMYLRDQGELYLPKEIQKSSHNGRSDWPRSHHLELDVDGTLGTQRSLNSYLDNRWKESPYLFPSRQKEQITTRSVRNLVKRAAVEADVRPYKYENGDFGRGDPQDVHPHVLRHSLAYRLLHERDDDKFDIYFVRNRLRHASLQTTLREYDHFRTI; the protein is encoded by the coding sequence ATGTCCACCAACACGAATTCGGAAACTCAGCCGAACGAACAGGCCGATGTCTGGCTCACGCCCGACCAGGTCGACGCGATGCGCGATGTAGCGATCGACACCGGGGCCAAGTACCTCCGACAGCGTAACGAGGCCATCATCACGTTGCTCGCGGATACCGGGCTCCGCAACGAGGAGCTCACGCAGCTGACGGTCGAGATGTACCTGCGTGACCAGGGAGAACTCTACCTCCCGAAAGAGATCCAGAAATCGAGTCACAACGGCCGCTCTGATTGGCCACGATCCCACCATCTCGAGCTCGACGTCGACGGAACGCTAGGTACCCAGCGCTCCCTAAACAGTTACCTCGACAATCGATGGAAGGAGAGTCCCTATCTATTCCCGAGTCGCCAGAAAGAGCAGATCACGACCCGGTCAGTCCGGAATCTCGTTAAACGCGCTGCGGTCGAAGCTGATGTGCGTCCCTACAAATACGAGAATGGGGACTTCGGACGCGGTGACCCCCAGGACGTCCATCCTCATGTCCTCCGCCACAGTCTCGCCTACCGGCTCCTGCACGAGCGCGACGACGATAAGTTCGATATCTACTTTGTCCGGAATCGGTTGCGGCACGCCTCCCTCCAGACGACGCTCCGAGAGTACGACCACTTCCGCACAATCTGA